The DNA segment TTAACTTTATCAACCGATAAAACTTCATTGTTTTTAAGAATAAAGAAAGGGAAAATGGTACGGATGTTTCTTATTCCAAATTCTTTACTAGTATAACTATTGGTTTTGGTTTCATCACCATAAATTGGTTCTAAAAAAGAGGCTTCTTTTATAGAGTCTTCAACAAAATTGCAAAACATTTCTATGCCCATATTTCGGTATAGAATGGGGGTTTTATAGTAGCGATCCATTTCAACTATCGCAGCATTCCAACGCATATAAGAACCGTAATTATATCCATCGGATAAATCATTTGAACAAAACCAGGAAATGGGCCAATCGGAATGATTGTAGTATTGGGTTAAGCCTGCTGGCAAAGAGTTTTTTACAGAATGAATTACTTTACTGACTCTTTTAGGAAGTAATAATGCTCCTGAATACGGAGGACCTGTAAAGTATTTGCTGCCTGTTATGGTAACAATATAGCCTTTGTTTAAATAATTTTGAATGTCTTTTGGATCTAATCTGAGTTGGGATGCATCCACAACTATTTGTATTGATAAGTTAGCGAGCGTATTCAGTCTTTTAATTAATTCGTCACTGGGTGATTGGTATCCTAATTTGGATTGATCCATAGTGTGCAAAACAATATGCCTGCCTTGTTCATTGGTTTTGTGAATGGCATCATAAACTTCTTCGTCTAATTGTTTTGAGGATTTTAACGCGCCGTTTTCATCTCTGAAAGGGATTTTGATCAGGTCGACATCCCTGAATCCTTCAATTTTGTCTCCTTTTTTAACAGGGAAATTTAGAGCTGTCGTGTTTTCAAAATGGCATCCTTTTAATGCCGAAGGTACGCCACTGCCTGTTTCATCCGATGCCACCAAAACATGTGTAATTTCTTTATTGGAGAAAATCTGGGTAATCGCTGCTATTTGCAGAGAAGAATCGGTGCCTGATGGCGAAAAAATTATTTCCGATTCTTCATTGAGTCTAAATATTTTTTTAAGGTTATTTTTTAATAATTCAGAGAAATCAATAGTGGCGTTTTTGAATCCATTTTTCAAGCTGTTTCTTATTAATATGCTTCTAATTTTATCGGTTTTGTCGAAAGCAAAATTGGAAACGCTGGTTGCAGTCGATGAGGAAAATGTAAACGCATCGGGTCTTGGAAATGGTCGGCAACCGTATTTGTTAAGCAAATCAATTTCGTCAATATTTAATCTAAGATCACCACCGTCCATTAATAAATATTCGGTTGGTTTAGCCAGATTTTTAACAATGGTTTTCCAAGTTTTTTTAAATATTTTATTGGTGTTGTTTACTCCGTGTAAAGCTGTTAGTTCTGTATGGTTTAATAAAGTTTCAACACTAAAATCTGTATCGTTTTTAATTAAATTCAGTAAAAAAAAATCGAGGTTTTCTAATTTCTCTTTGTCATCTTTTGGTAATAATTTATAGAATATCTTTGTTACTTCAAGTGCTGCCAAATCACATAAAGCAGTATCGTATTTTTCGCTATTCAAGGCTTTATACCAAAGTTGCCATTCAATACCATATCTTAAATAAACTAATGCCAATGCGGGTTTGTTCAAAAAAGAAGTGCCAATTATAATAGATTTGTTGGGTACAATTTTAAAAATATAAGGTTCACTTGTAGAAGTGATGATATTTATATTGTTTATTTTTGGTACTGTATTGAATCTTTTTAAAACGCGAACTAAATAATTCACATTTTCTTTTTCAAACAAACTCGTTCTTTTATATTGATTTTCAATAAGTATGTTATTTGTCATAGGTGTTTTAATAATTTATTGGTTTAAATTAATTAGTTCTTCTTTGCCAAAAGAGGAACAATCAGCACATTTTGAGTGATTTCCGATACCAGCAATTAGTTTGAAACATCTTTTGCATTTGTACCAATCTTTGTCAAATTCGAAATTACCACCATCTATAGTTATAGATTTACCTTCTACAAAGGCCTGTCCAATTTTTTTTAAAGCACTATTGTAAATCCTTGTTAGTGTGGGTCTCGAAACTTCCATCCGATCAGCAGCTATGTCTTGTGGGAGATCTTCATAAATAACTAATTTAACGGTTTCATATTCTTCATATTGCATAATGATAGGTGTGGTGTCACAAAATGCAATTCCAAATGGTTTAAAACCTTGCATTTTGGGTGGATTGTCAATTTTTCGTTTCTTTTTTGGGCGGGACATCTATCAATTTTCGAGCAAAGATAATGAACTTGCGTTCATAACAAAAGGATTAATATGTTATTTTAAAAAAATATCTGCTAGACTTGTTAGCTAAAGTTTTGCCGTTTTTCTTTTATCGTACTTTATTAGGAAGAGATTTATGAATTCGATTTCATAAAATAATTTGACGTTATCAGATATAAAAAAAGCCCCTTTTAGATTAAAAGGGACTTTTTAATAATTCAATCTTAATTGTGATTACTCTTCCATGGTGTGATACACGTTCATCACGTCATCATCTTCCTCGATTTTCTCTATTAGTTTTTCCACGTCGGCCATTTCGGCTTCTGTCAGTTTTTTTGTGATTTGCGGGATTCTTTCGAAGCCTGAAGAAAGGATTTCAATTTTTCTGCTTTCCAATTCTTTTTGGATGGTTCCAAAGCTGCCAAAAGGAGCATAAATCAGGATGCCATCTTCGTCTTCAAAAACTTCTTCGGCACCAAAATCGATTAATTCCAATTCCAATTCTTCTGGGTCTATTCCACCGGCGGGAATACGGAAGTTACAGGTATGGTCAAACATGAATTCTACCGAACCTTGGGTTCCAAATGTTCCGTTGCATTTGTTGAAATAGCTTCGGATATTGGCTACCGTCCTGTTGTTGTTGTCCGTGGCGGTTTCCACCAAAATTGCGATTCCGTGTGGTGCATAGCCTTCAAACAAAACCTCTTTATAGTTGGCGGTGTCTTTGTCGGTTGCTTTCTTGATGGCGCGTTCCACGTTTTCTTTAGGCATGTTTACTGCCTTGGAGTTTTGGATAACGGCTCTTAATCTGGAGTTGGCTTCAGGATTTGGTCCGCCTTCTTTCACGGCCATTACTATGTCTTTTCCAATTCTGGTAAATGCTTTGGCCATTGCCGACCAACGTTTCATTTTTCTACCTTTTCTGAACTCAAACGCTCTTCCCATTTCTAATTATTATTTTGAACTGCAAAAATACAGTTATTAGTTATTTTTACAACTATTTTTTTAATCAATCGGCACGTATTTGGCAATAAAATTATCGCCGGTTACATTCCAATTGTTGATACTGTTGGATCGTTCCACATTGAACTTGTTGATTGTCTTATTGTGGTTTCCCACTTCTGCATTCATTTGGGTAACCAATTTATTAAAATTGTCGATTTCTTCCTTCGATCTGCTGTTGGCCGCTTTGTTGTCCATCGTTTTTTTGCTTTCCTGAAACTTCTGGTTCAACATCAAGAAGGAAACGGCATTTGGACTTAATTCAAGCGCTTCTTTCTTGCTGAATTCCAGTACTTTTTTGGTGGAATTTACCAGAGCCATATCGTTTTTATAAGGCTTGAAAGTTTTTAGTTTTTCCAGACCTTCGTTCGCATATTGTTCCAAGGCATTGCTGTTTTGTTGAATCCCGCTCATATCATTGTTTTCGATGGCTTTCAACAAAACCGATTCGGTGAAATTGACCTTAAAAAATATCAAATACAATTGGGTATGATTTTCGAAAACTTCATTGGAAATTTTCATTTTTTTGCCCAATTCGCTGGTATCTTCCCCAATTTGGATGTTGTATTTATTGGCGAATATTTTTTGGTTGGCATTCAATTTATCGATTTCGGCATTGATTTTTTCATTGACCAAATCTCTTGTCATAATGAAGGCTTCCATATAATCATAAGATTGGTCGGCCACTTCCTGCATGTCGATAATTTTCTCGTATTCCTCATTGATTTGTTTCTCGGAAATAGAAAAATAGGCCAGCAATTGGTTCTTGTATTCCACATCGCCTTTGTAGCCGTCTTTCAAGGCTTCTATTTTTTTGGTGGCATTTTGTATGCTTTTCACCAAGGATTTTCTGGTGGCATCGATTCGTCGGGCGTTTTTGGTGTGGGCAACCGTTGTGGTGTATTTCCAGGTGGAGCGGGAGATTGTTCCGGTTTCTTTGCCGATGTAATTCAGGTAATCAACGGGTGTTTTAAAATCTTGGGCATTGGAAATGATCGCAAAAAAGAGCAATAGAAACGAACTTAGGGCAGTTTTCATAAAGGTTATTTTTTTAAATTATTGAAGTCGTTAAGTATGGCCACGGCTTCTTCTAGATAAGGATTGGTTTTCAGGTCCTTGATTTTGGAAGTGTTGCTTTCCTGCTGAAAAGGGTCGAACTGCAATTTGTCCAAGTCGTAAGAATTGTTCGTTATGATGCAGCTGGTTTCCGTTGCCGTGATTTTTTTGACTTTTTTCCAAAGCGCGTCAATTTCGTGAACATCTTTAAAGACGTCCTTGAAGGCTAGTCGAAGTGGTTTTTTTTGATTGTTGTACAACGCATTGATTTCCTGGTTGGCGAAAATGATTTCGTTGAATCGGGCATTGTTTTTCGATCGGGCATTGCTTTGTGCTATCAATGTTGGATAATAATCTTTTTTAAAGGCATTAAACTTGGCCTTGGTATTGATTTTGTCATATTTCAAGGCGGTTTTGTAACTGTTTTCCCGTTGAACGATGCTGTCATACAATATGGGAAGCGCGATATCCGGAACAACTCCTTTTATTTGGTTGCTGTCGCCGGTGATGCGGTAGAATTTTTCCAGCGTGAGTTTTACAAAATCCTGCTGGTTTCCGTCCAGGGGAACGATGGATTGCATCGAAGCCTTGCCCAAGGAAGTGCTTCCAACAACAATGGCTCGATTGTAGTCCTGCATGGCGGCGGCAAAAAACTCGCTTGCCGATGCCGAGTTGCCATTGATTAGAATAACAATTGGTCCAAAATAAGACACGCCCCGACTGTAATCTTTCAGGATGGTGTGCTTGCCTTTGTTGTTGACCAAAACCGAAACGGGGCCAAAATCGATGAACATACCGGCCAATTTTATGGCTTCTTCCATCGAACCGCCACCGTTATTTTGCAGGTCGATGATCAATCCTTGAATGTTGTCGTTTTGGAATTTTGTAATTTCCTTGGCCACGTCATCGGCACAGCCTTGGGCACTGAATCCGTCAAAATCCGAATAGAAATTGGGGATGTTGATGTAGCCTATTTTGGTTTCTTTCTCGGCAATGAAGCTGTAAACGGTATTTGCAGTGGCCTTCATCACTTGTTTTTTGAGCAGAATCGGCAGGATGTTTCCGTTTTTCTTCTGGATGGTCAACTCGATTTGTTCATTGGCATCCGAAAAAATGAGTTCGCCAATTTTCTCCAAAGGAGCGCAAGAAACCAAATATTCTTCGCCTTTTTTGTTGGAAACCTTTAGAATCACGTCGTCTTTTTCCAGTTTTTTGGACTTGTCAGCCGGGCCACCGGGAACAATTTCCGAAACTACAATTTCTTCTTTTTCATTCAGCGTCACGTTGAGTCCCAACGACAAACCGCTGGTGGACAAACTCGACATGAAACTGGTTTTGGCATCCAATGAAAAGTAGTTGGTGTGTGGGTCGAAATAGGCGCAAAAAATATTCAGGAAATCATTTTGAAGATCGTAACCCAATCCTTTTTGGCTGCCCAGAATACTGTTTAATTTGCACAAATAGGTTTCGAATATTTTGGCTTTTGCCGTTTTTTCGAGTTTTGCAAAATGGGGTGCGAGTGAATCCAGGTTGGAACCCAGTTTCGAAATGTCTTCCAGAATGTCAAAGCGAACCCTCTTTTTCCAGACGCGTTCAAAATCGGTTGCGACCAAATCAAAAGGGAAGTTTTTCTTGGAGAATTTAACCGTGTCCTTGGCATTGTAATCCAAGACTTCATTTTGAATTTTTTCGAGCACTTTTTTCTTTCTTTCCAATGCCAATTGGTACATCGAAACAAAATCGTCCATGAAGGAGCAATCGTTTTTTAAAATATAATTATCCAGCAACAGCCTGTGTTTGCAGAGTTTTTCGTATTCTGTTTTGGTAAATAAATTGCGATTGGCGTCCAAACCGTCCATAAAAGTGTCAAAAACGTAAACCGAAAGGCTGTCGTTTACAGGTTTGGGTTGAAAATGCTCTTGTTGTACCAAAGCATTTATTTTTGAAAGTATTTCACAAGTCTTGGCGCTATTTTGACCCAATAGTGAAAATGTCGTCAAGAACAATATCAGTGAAAATTTCTTCATTTGCTGGTTTTATTTATAGCAATTTAGCTACATACGAAGCTAAAGAAAAATACAACACAGATTCCATAAATTTTCACCAATTCAAAAAATAGTATAAAAAATAATCTGTGTCAATTTGCAGGGGATTCGCATTTAAAATTATCAGACACGAATTGCACAAATTAACACAGATTTTATTGTTTGTTAGCATTGGATTGTCACTTATTTTTACCAGTTTTATGAATTTGGGTAAAACTTTTTTTAAAAGCAAATGCCCTGGTCAATTTGTGAAATCTGTGTCAAAATTTTTATTTCTTGTAAAAAGGCAATTTTACCACCTTGGCAGGTACGTCATTTTTTCGGATTCGGATGAAAATGGTGTTGTCTATGGCGCTGTTTTCGGTGGTTACATAACCCATTCCAATTCCGACATTCATCGATGGCGACATGGTTCCCGAAGTCACGATACCTATGACGTTGCCCGAAGCATCCACAATTTCGTAATCGTGTCTTGGCACGGCGCGTTCCTGCATTTCGAAAGCGACCAATTTCTTGGAAACTCCCGCTTCTTTCTGCTTTTTCAAGTTCTCGGAATTGGTAAATTCTTTCGTGAATTTGGTAATCCAGCCCAATCCGGCTTCCAATGGCGAAGTCGTGTCGTTGATGTCGTTTCCGTACAAACAGAATCCCATTTCCAGACGCAAGGTGTCGCGGGCGGCCAAACCAATCGGCTTGATTCCGAATGCGGCACCGGCTTCAAAAACCTTGTTCCAGATTTGTTCCACTTCGTCGTTTTTGCAGTAAATCTCGAAACCTCCCGATCCGGTGTAACCCGTTGCCGAGATAATCACGTTCTCGATTCCCGCAAAATCGCCCACTTCAAAATGGTAATAGGCAATCGCCGACAAATCTACCGAAGTCAAGGCTTGCATCGCTTCCACGGCTTTTGGTCCTTGAATGGCCAATAAAGAATAATCGT comes from the Flavobacterium limnophilum genome and includes:
- a CDS encoding DUF134 domain-containing protein → MQGFKPFGIAFCDTTPIIMQYEEYETVKLVIYEDLPQDIAADRMEVSRPTLTRIYNSALKKIGQAFVEGKSITIDGGNFEFDKDWYKCKRCFKLIAGIGNHSKCADCSSFGKEELINLNQ
- a CDS encoding YebC/PmpR family DNA-binding transcriptional regulator is translated as MGRAFEFRKGRKMKRWSAMAKAFTRIGKDIVMAVKEGGPNPEANSRLRAVIQNSKAVNMPKENVERAIKKATDKDTANYKEVLFEGYAPHGIAILVETATDNNNRTVANIRSYFNKCNGTFGTQGSVEFMFDHTCNFRIPAGGIDPEELELELIDFGAEEVFEDEDGILIYAPFGSFGTIQKELESRKIEILSSGFERIPQITKKLTEAEMADVEKLIEKIEEDDDVMNVYHTMEE
- a CDS encoding LIC11966 family surface protein is translated as MKTALSSFLLLFFAIISNAQDFKTPVDYLNYIGKETGTISRSTWKYTTTVAHTKNARRIDATRKSLVKSIQNATKKIEALKDGYKGDVEYKNQLLAYFSISEKQINEEYEKIIDMQEVADQSYDYMEAFIMTRDLVNEKINAEIDKLNANQKIFANKYNIQIGEDTSELGKKMKISNEVFENHTQLYLIFFKVNFTESVLLKAIENNDMSGIQQNSNALEQYANEGLEKLKTFKPYKNDMALVNSTKKVLEFSKKEALELSPNAVSFLMLNQKFQESKKTMDNKAANSRSKEEIDNFNKLVTQMNAEVGNHNKTINKFNVERSNSINNWNVTGDNFIAKYVPID
- a CDS encoding carboxy terminal-processing peptidase, producing MKKFSLILFLTTFSLLGQNSAKTCEILSKINALVQQEHFQPKPVNDSLSVYVFDTFMDGLDANRNLFTKTEYEKLCKHRLLLDNYILKNDCSFMDDFVSMYQLALERKKKVLEKIQNEVLDYNAKDTVKFSKKNFPFDLVATDFERVWKKRVRFDILEDISKLGSNLDSLAPHFAKLEKTAKAKIFETYLCKLNSILGSQKGLGYDLQNDFLNIFCAYFDPHTNYFSLDAKTSFMSSLSTSGLSLGLNVTLNEKEEIVVSEIVPGGPADKSKKLEKDDVILKVSNKKGEEYLVSCAPLEKIGELIFSDANEQIELTIQKKNGNILPILLKKQVMKATANTVYSFIAEKETKIGYINIPNFYSDFDGFSAQGCADDVAKEITKFQNDNIQGLIIDLQNNGGGSMEEAIKLAGMFIDFGPVSVLVNNKGKHTILKDYSRGVSYFGPIVILINGNSASASEFFAAAMQDYNRAIVVGSTSLGKASMQSIVPLDGNQQDFVKLTLEKFYRITGDSNQIKGVVPDIALPILYDSIVQRENSYKTALKYDKINTKAKFNAFKKDYYPTLIAQSNARSKNNARFNEIIFANQEINALYNNQKKPLRLAFKDVFKDVHEIDALWKKVKKITATETSCIITNNSYDLDKLQFDPFQQESNTSKIKDLKTNPYLEEAVAILNDFNNLKK
- the gcvT gene encoding glycine cleavage system aminomethyltransferase GcvT, producing MKNTALTHIHESLGAKMLPFAGYNMPILYEGVNAEHEVVRNAVGVFDVSHMGEFLLTGPNALALIQKVTSNDASTLTIGRAQYSCLPNNDGGIVDDLLVYKMKDEQYLLVVNASNIDKDWNWISSHNDLGVEMKNLSDDYSLLAIQGPKAVEAMQALTSVDLSAIAYYHFEVGDFAGIENVIISATGYTGSGGFEIYCKNDEVEQIWNKVFEAGAAFGIKPIGLAARDTLRLEMGFCLYGNDINDTTSPLEAGLGWITKFTKEFTNSENLKKQKEAGVSKKLVAFEMQERAVPRHDYEIVDASGNVIGIVTSGTMSPSMNVGIGMGYVTTENSAIDNTIFIRIRKNDVPAKVVKLPFYKK